The Mesoplasma tabanidae sequence TTTTACAAGTTATAAAAAAATATATCAAAAAAAAGGCAACAAAACAAGTCATAGAAAAAAGACACATTAATTGCGCCTTTTTTAAATATTATTTTCTTTCTGATTTAACTGCTACTTCTAAAGCAATTTCAACCATTTGCATAAAGTTATTTTGTCTTTCTTCAGCAGATGTAATTTCTTTTGTTATTAAATTATCAGAAACTGTTAATAAACAGGCTGCTTGTTTTTTAGCTTTAATTGCATTTGCAAATAAAGCTACAGATTCCATTTCAACAACATCTAATTTATTTTCCTTAACAAATTCAGTTATGTCATCATGACGATAGAAAACGTCTGCTGAATGAGCTCTACCAGTTAAAGTTTTAATATTTTTGTCTGCTGCTATTTTTTCAATTAATGAATAAAGTTTTTCTCCTGCTTTAATTACTTTATCATCTATATTTGCAGCTAATTTAGCATAGTTACTATCTCCATACGCTTCTTTTACATTATATACATCATAAACTTTAATTTCTTCTTTATAACTACCCGCTGAGCCTATTCTAATAATATTTTCTACATCATAAAAATTAAATAATTCGTATGAATATATTCCAATACTTGGGCATCCCATTCCACTTCCAGCTATTGTTACTTCTATGCCTTTGTAAGTTCCAGTATACATAAACATATTTCTGACTTCATTAACTAATTTAACATTTTCCAAATATGTTTCAGCAATTTTTTTAGCCCTTAAGGGGTCTCCTGGCATTAAAACTGTTTTTGCAATTTCTTCTTTTTTTGCACTAATGTGTGGTGTCATATTAATTCCTCTATTTCTAATAATTATTTTATCTTAAAGTTTTATCAAATGGTATACCACTGGCTTGAGGCGGTGATGATCATTTCGAAGCAATAACCATAACTACAATTGACATAATAAATGGTAAAGCTCTTGGTAATGAATTTAAACCTGTTATTTTTTGACCAATACTGAACATTATTGAGAACACAATTGAGAACATAACAATTAAGTTAACTCTTCATTGACCAATAATCATAATTGCTAATGCAATAAATCCTAATCCTTGAACACTTCCATTAAAGTTTTGAAGCGATTGTGTAACAACAAACATTGTTCCAGCTAAACCTGCAATTGCTCCTGAAATTGTTATACAAATAAATCTGTATTTATTAACTTTAACTCCAGCTGCATCCAATGCGTTTGGGTTTTCTCCTGCAGCTATGTGTCTAGTTCCAATTTTTGTAAAAGTGAAATATAAACCAATACCAACTGTTATTAACATTGTAAATACTGCATAAGCAACGAAATAATTAAATGATAATAATTTTGGGCTTATTGAACCCAAAATAGTTCCACCCGTCCCAAATCCTTGGATATGAACTATAAATAGTGCAATACCTTGTGCAAGTAAATTAATTACTGTACCCGAAATTATTTGGTCTGTTTTTAGTTTTAAAACCATTAATGTTTGAAGCAATGAAAATATTCCTGCAACAACCATTGAAAATATAGCACCTATTATTAAATATAGAATATGCAAATCTTCGTAATTATTAGTTGTTTTTTTAATCATAAAGCAAAATGATACATATGCTAGTGCACCGATTGTCATAAATCCTTCAATTCCCAAATTTACAACTCCTGATCTTTCTGAAAACATTCCTGAGATAGCTCCTAAAGTGAAAACTACAAAGAAACCTAAAGCTAAACTAAATATTGCTTCCATAAAGTTTTACTACCTCCATTTGTTTTTCTAATAAATCAATTTTTAATTTTCTAATTTTTAATTTTCTAAATGTTTTCGAAGCTGATTTCGCTTGTAACTCTTTTATTTCAGCTTTATATTGATGTTTTATTTGTTTTAAGAAATTATTTGCTTCTTGTTTTGTTAAAGTGTAGTTAATTTTAAACTCTCTAATTTGAACTTCCTGTTTATTAATTAATTCCATTGCTTTTTCTTCTAACTTAGTTTTATTTTTAAGAAGTTTATCAGCAATATCACTATCAGATTTTTTTATAGCTTCTGTCATCACTTGAATTTCTGCTTCAAACAAAATAACTTGATCTAAAATTGGAAAGGTTGTTGTATTATATTTGCCTTCATAAACATTTTTAAGGCCTTTAATTGACTGTATTTTGTATTTTTCTAATTCGTTTTCAATAAAATGTTTTTTTTCATTTTTCAAATCTTTTATTCTATTTTTAATTTTTGAAAGCTTAAATGATTTTGATTCATGATATTCGTAAATAAAACTATTTAATTCTTCTTTTAAAATTTTTATATCAGCTGTTGATGATTTTATCTTTAATTTTAATTCTTTAATTTGTGATTTTTGTAAATTAAATTCTTTATTTAACAAAATTCTTTTTCTTTGTTTCTTTAACTTTCTTATTTCTGAATTTATAACCTGAATTTCAGATTTAAATTTAGGGTTTTTAATTTTATATGCTATTGTACTAAAATATTTTGTTACATTTATTTTCATTAATACTAAATACATAGTAGAAAATAAAATAATTATCCCAAACAATAAATCTGAAGTTTCTGAAGGAAGTCCCATATATTCTGGAGAATTCATTGTCAATTGAATTCCATCTTTTAAAATTGCTCATAATATCGCAACTGGCACTATTCCTATAAAGTTATTAAATGCTACTAGTGCAATTGGTATACCATCAAATCCTAGCAATGGCATAATATCATTTGTTACTGATATGTTACTTTTTAATCCAAAGTAATAAAAGAATCCAGCAGCTGATATAAATATTCCTTGTAATGCAGTTATGCCAATAATAAATGAGTTTGTTTTAATACCAGCATATTTAGCCGCAGTTGATTGCATTCCAACAACTTTATATTTATATCCTATTGTTGTAGTTTCACATACAACAAATACAAGTACTATTGAAACTAAAGCAAACACAATTGCAAATACTCATAATTGTGAACCAAAAACCTCTGGTAAGTTAGGTGAATTTAATTGTGTATCAAATTTAACAAATAATACATATTTAAGTAAGTATCAAAGAATTCAGTTAATAACTATTGAAGTTGCAACTTCATGAATATTAAATAAAACTTTTAATATACCTGTAAGTGAAGAAACTATAGCCCCTGAAACTATAAATATTAAAAATAAAAGTATTCCATAACCACCAGGCAAGTTAGAAAAATCTGAGCCTCCTGTTATTGCATTCAAAAATAAGTAAGTTATCAATAAACCACCAATTGCTTGTCCGCTTCCTCCCATGTTAAACAATTTAACTCTAAACCCTAATGCAAGGCCAAGACCTAATAAAATAAATACAGCTAGCAGTATAACTGTGCTTTCAGGTTCAACCGGTGATGCAAATGGCTTAATCATGCTACTAAAAATAAATCCAAATCCGTTCATTCCAAAACAATACAAGAATATAATCCCACATAGTAGTCCAAGAATAATTGAAATAAATGAAACTTTAACGTATGATGTTTTAGTTTTGAAGGTTGTTGATTTTATATAAGCTATGGATCTTGTTCTAAATTTTCATTGATTAATTTTTTTCATAAATTACTCCACCACTGATGAAACCATCATTTTCCCTATTTTTTCTCTTGTCGCTTCTTTACCTGAAATTTCACCAACTACTTGACCTGAATTTAAAACTAAAATACGATCTGATAATTGTAATATTTCTGATAATTCATATGATATTAATAAAATTGCTTTTCCTTCATCTTTTGCTCTTAATATTTCAGCATGAATAAACTCTATTGATCCTACATCTAATCCTCTTGTTGGTTGAAAAATAATTATAAACTCATTGTCTCTTGAAAGCTCACGACCTATAATCATTTTTTGCTGGTTTCCACCTGATAATTGCCTTGCTATTGCAAAACCAGAATCCGCGTTTCTAACATCAAACTTACTTATTATTTGCTGAGCGTTTGTTTGCATTGCTGTTTTATTAATAAAACCACGTTTACTGTATTTTTTTGTTGAAATGTCTTGAAGAGCGATATTAGTTATTAAATTAGCATCTAAAACTAAACCAAATTTATGTCTATCTTCAGGAATAAAACCCATCTTGTGCTCAATATATCTTTTTTTAATAGAATCTTGAGTTATATTTTTGTCTTTAATGAAAATTTTCCCACTTTCAACTTTTACCATTCCGCTTATTGCTTCAGCTAACTCTATTTGTCCATTGCCTTCAACACCAGCAATTCCTAAAATTTCACCCGCTTTAATTGTTGTTGAAAAGTTTTTAAGTCCTAAAACTTTATTATTGCTGTTTTTTTTGACGCTTAAGTTTTTAAAAACAATCAAGTCTTCATTATTGTTTGTCTTATGCAAATTTTTAATTTCTATAATTTTTCTTCCAACCATTGCTTCTGCAAGTTTACTTGCAGAAGTTTTTTTAACATCATATGTGCCTACATGTTGACCTTTTCTAATAATAGTTGCCGTATCTGCTACTTCTTTGATTTCAGCCATTTTATGTGTTATTAATATTATTGTTTTTCCCATGGATTTCAAATCTTTTATAACTTTTAAAAGACCATCAATTTCGGTTGGAGTTAAAACTGCGGTCGGTTCATCAAAAACCATTATTTCAGCTTTTCTATAAAGAATTTTTAGTATTTCAACTCTTTGCTTCATACCTACTGAAATATCTTTTACTTTAGCGTTCAAATCCACTTCAAGATTATACTCTTTCATTATTTTTGTTAAATCTTGAATAATTTTTTTCTTATTAATAAATTGTTTATATTTAGTTTCTTCTGTTCCTAAAATGATATTTTTTCAAATTGGAAAAATATCAATCAACTTAAAGTGTTGGTGAACCATTCCAATTCCAAGTTTGGTTGCTTTAACTGGTGAAGAAATTATTTCTTCTTTACCATTAATAAATATATTTCCTTCTGTTGGTTCATAAATTCCAAAAAGGATTGACATTAGTGTTGATTTACCAGCTCCATTTTCACCCATTAAAGCATGAACTTCACCTTTTTTAACTTCTAAATTAATATTTTTATTGGCAACAATTTTTTTATTGAAAATCATTGAAATATTTTTCATTTCTACAGCATTAATATTTTTCATGATTCTCCTTTACTCTTTACCTGTTTCCGGTTTTTGACTTAAATTTTTAACTACTGTTTTTGCATAATCTGAAATAGGATCAGCTGCTATTATTGTTCCTGATGAAGGTTTTTTTCCGTTTATATAATCAGAAAATAATTTTTTTGAAGCTTCTGTTAAAGCATCTGCACTAAAGTATTTTTTAATATGTTGAGCTAATTCTTCATCTAAGAGATTATATCCTCCATAAGACATTGTCCCATTAACTCAAACGTCTGTTCCAGTTCATGATTCTTCATTCTTAATATCAACATCGATAAATTCAGATTTACCCTCTTGATCTTTAACTTCTTTTGTTAATTGTATTTTATCTGAATATCCTTCAGCAACATCCTTTAAAATATTTGGATATTCATTATTGTTCATTCACTCGGGAGTATGAGCTAGTGAAACTATTGCAGCATTTTTTAAATCTTTTTCAGCTGAAGTTATGAATCTATTTTCAGCATCTTTTCCGTATGATTCAGCCGTATTAGTATCAACACCAATCACTTTTCAAGAAGTATCATAACTAATTGCATCAGAAACCTGTGGGCCAGCAACTGGCATTAAAACATTTGGCTTAATTGACTTTGTTGTATCTTTTAAATTATCTAAAACTAATTTAGATTGTCCTATTAAAAAACTATTTGAGAATCACGTTGTGTCATCTTTAGATTTTGGTCAGCCTTTTTGTGCTTTTGTAACAACGACCTTGTCTGCAAGTTCTTTATCAATACCAAATTCTTCTAAAAAACTATCTTGTTTTTTTAATTCATTGTAAACATCTATTGAAGCCAAGAATCCAACAATAAAATTATCAACTGATGCAGGATTAGAAACTCCTCCAAATGCTCCTAAAGAAAGTGTGTTATTTGTATAATTTTCATTTTTTAATGAATATATTATTGATGACATTCCAGCGTAGAAACCAGAAACATCTCCTCTAAATACAACACCTATTTCATTTTTAGCATCACTGTATGAATCTAATATTATTGTTGATCCTGAATTTTTCATGACCTCAGCGCCTTGGTGCTCACCTTCTCCTGGCATTGAATGATGAAAACCTGGCAATAGTAATGTTTTTGCATTATTACTTTTTGCTGTTTTGTAAGCTCTTTTCATTGTTTTTGGTGCTGTAGACTCAGGTTGAATATAAGCTATTTTTTTATTAATTCCTAAAATATTATTCGTAAATTCAGTTCCTGCTTCATAAGTTGATTGATTAAATGATTTATCATCGACTTTACCAGAATCAGTTATTAAATAAATTCCACCGAAATGTTTTTCAATTCCACAAGAAACAACACTAGTTAAACTTGTACTTATTATTGCAGTGGTTAGCAATGCTAACAATAGTTTTTTCATCTTTACTCCTTCTAAACAAAGAAAAAGAGGTTCTTTACTGCATAAAAAACCCCCGCACTTATAGTCTGTGGATAGGTCCAAAGGCGGATCGACAACCCATTATGTTGTCATGTATAAGTTTTTTTTATTCAATTGTTTAGTTTATTATATACTTTTTTATTTAAAAAATTAACATGATATACTAAAAAACACCAATTGGTGTTTTAAAATATTATTTTTTAATTTCTTTTTTAACTTTTGTTAATCCAGTTCATTTGCCTTTTGACATATTTTCTTTTAAATGCTTGTTTGCTTTAAATTTAACTGTATTAGACGCTAAAATATCAATGCTTTCACCAGTTAATGGGTTTTTACCTTTTTTAGCTTCTTTATGAATCTTTGACAATTTACCAAAATTTGGTATTACAATTTCTTCGTTATTTAAAATTGCATTGCTCATAATTTCAAAGGCGCTATCGACAACTTTTTTAACTGATTTCTTGCTAAATTCTGAGTTAGCTTCTTCTATTTTAATTAAAAGATCTTTTTTAGAAACTTGGTTATAATGTTTTTTGATAACATAAACTGTTTCATTTTTTGAAGTCGATAATGCTACTTCTGGTTTTTTTGTTTCAGCAACTTTAACTTCTTCAACTTTAGGTTCAGCAACTTTTTTAACTGTTTGTTTCTTAGCTACTGGTTTTTTTGTTTCAGCAACTTTAACTTCTTCAACTTTAGGTTCAGCAACTTTTTTAACTGTTTGTTTCTTAGCTACTGGTTTTTTTGTTTTCTTTTTAACTGGTTTTTTAACAACAACCACTTCTTCTAATTTTTCTTCTAATTCTTTGGCCTCTTGTTTAATTTCATCTTTAGTAATTTCTTTAACTTCTTCAGCCGCTGTTGTAGAACCTTTTTCAGAAAGAATTCTATTAATTCTATTTTCGTTAACAAAGCTTAAAATTATTGAAATAACTAAAAATATAGTTCCTACAAGAGCAATTCAATTAATTAGTAAATCTCAAAAAACAGGTAATAGGAAAATATTGTTTTCACCAATTCTTGTTACTAATTTAAATTGAGCGAATGATTTAAATCCTATAGGGCCTGTTAAAAAATGAGATAACCCATTATTTGTAAATCATGTTGCATCTACATATTTTGATTCAACAAGCCCTGAGTTTGCTATTGTTTGAACTCATTCAGATGTTCCATTTGTAGCTTGGTTTATAAGTTTAAATGCAATTACTAAAGCTATAAATAAAACTAAAAGAAATATCATTGCAATTGAGTTTGTATGCTTTTTATTTTTCATTTCAATTGACATATTTATGCCTCCTTCTTTTTTATATAATTATAACCAATTATTTTGGTCAGTGAACTTTTAGTATTACTTTTGTTCATTAGCATAGTTGTTTTTAAGATAAAACAACAACATTTGAATGTCAGAAGGGTTTACTCCTGTAATTCTAGATGCTTGACCTATGTTCAATGGTTTAACTATTTTTAGTTTTTGTCTAGCTTCAGTAGCTAAGTTTTCAACTTTGTCATAATCAATATCCAAAGGTATTTTTTTCTTTTCTAGTTTAATTAGTCTTTCTACAGTTTTTCTTTCTGTTTTGACATAACCAGCAAATCTAGTTTCAATTACAATTGATTGCAATTGATTGTTTTTTAAGTTTTGCAAAGATTTAACATAAGGAATCATAGTATTAATATCTACAGTTGGTATTTTCAAAACCTCAATTCCGCTATATCCGTGATTTAAATCAGCTTGACCTGCTTTTTTTAATTTAATTGCGAGATCTGATTTTGGTGTAAACCTTATTTCTTCCAATTCTTTAATTGCTTGATTTATTTCTTCGGTATATTTTAAATATTCTTTGTATTCTTTATTTTTAATTAATCCAATTTCAAAACCTTTTTCTTTAAGTCTATTTTCAGCATTATCATTTCTTAAAAGCAATCTATGTTCTGCTCTACTAGTCAAAAGTCTATAAGGTTCTCAAACTCCCTTGTTAATTAAATCATCAATCATGACACCAATATAAGCTTCATCTCTTCTTAAAATCAATGGCTCTAATCCATCAACTTTTCTTGAGGCATTTATACCAGCAATTAATCCTTGACCCGCAGCTTCTTCATAACCGCTTGTTCCATTTATTTGTCCAGCAGTAAACAAATTATTTATGTTTTTTAATTCCAATGAAGGATTTAATTGCATAGGATTTACACAATCATATTCAATAGCATATGCTCATGTTTTAACTTCTGCTTTTTCAAATCCAGGTAAAGATCTAATCATTAATAATTGAACATCAGTTGGCATTGATGTTGAAAAACCTTGTATATATCAAGCATCACCTAAAAGAGATTCTGGTTCAATAAAAATTTGATGAGTTTCTTTTGAAGAAAATCTTACTATTTTATCTTCAAAACTTGGACAGTATCTTGGGCCTATTGAATCAATTTTTCCAGAATACATTGCTGATTTAGTAAGATTATCTTCAATTATTTTTTTAGTTACTGTGGTTGAATGAATCAAGTAGCAAAGTTCTTGTTCTTCGATTGATTTATATTCATTAGTTGAAAAACTAAAAGCTAATTTTGCATCAGTCCCTGGTTCTTTAATAGCATTTGAAAGATCAACTGAATTTTTATAAATTCTTGGTGGAGTTCCTGTTTTAAATCTAAATAATTCAACACCTGCACCTTTTAAAGATTCACTTATACCATTAGATGTTAGCTCTTGATTTGGGCCTGATGAATACTTTTCATGACCTGTAAGAATTTCTGATTTTAAGTATGTTCCTGTTGTCAACACTACACAAGTAGAATTAATGATTTCACCATTTTTTAAAACAATGCCTTTTACTGAATTATTTTCAATAACAAGACTTGTTGCTATAGATTCAATTAATTCTAAATTGTGTTGTTGCTCAATAGCATTTTGCATATATTTTGAATATTCATCTTTATCAGACTGAACCCTTAATGCTCAAACACCAGGTCCCCTAGAAGAATTAAGCAATTTTGTTTGTAACGCTGTTTTATCAGCTGCCTTAGCCATTTCTCCACCTAAAGCGTCTATTTCTCTTACTACTATACCTTTCGCAGGTCCACCAATGCTTGGGTTACATGGCATTGCTGCAATTCTATCCTTGTATAAATTAATTAATGCTGTTTTTTTATTTAGTCTAGCGGAAGCCAATGCTGCTTCAACACCAGCGTGTCCACCACCAATTACAACAACGTCAAAATGTTTTTGCATTTTAATTCTTCCTTTCTGTTTTATATCTATTTAATTTTAGTCTTTTTTGAGTTTTTAACAAGCAAATTTATAGAAACAAAAATGGAGCTAAACTCCATTGTTATTATTCTTCGATATCCAAATCTTCTACTTTAATGTCGATGATTTCACCTTTTTTAATTTTTTCATCTTCTTTGGCCATTCTGAGTTTTTGTTCTAAAACTTCTTCTGGTAATTTTTTATTTTTATTAATGTATTCGATTTGTTCTGCAGTAATAGTTTCAAGCACTCTTAATGATTCTGCTAATAATTCTAAAGTTTCCATATTTTCTTTAATTATTTTTAAAGCAATTTTATAAGATTCTTCAAGGATTTTTGAAATTTCAGCATCAATTCTAGCTGCAGTTTCATCAGAATATGTACCTTCCATTTTACCATATGATTCTTCTGCCATTGTTAAGTATTTTGTCATACCTAGACTTGACATACCAAATTGAACAACCATTCTTCTAGCAATGTTTGTTGCTTTATCTAAGTCATCATGTGCACCTGTTGTAACGTTTTCTTTACCAAACATTATTTCTTCAGCTGCTCTACCACCTAAATATCCAGCAATTGTTGCAAA is a genomic window containing:
- a CDS encoding ABC transporter permease; the encoded protein is MKKINQWKFRTRSIAYIKSTTFKTKTSYVKVSFISIILGLLCGIIFLYCFGMNGFGFIFSSMIKPFASPVEPESTVILLAVFILLGLGLALGFRVKLFNMGGSGQAIGGLLITYLFLNAITGGSDFSNLPGGYGILLFLIFIVSGAIVSSLTGILKVLFNIHEVATSIVINWILWYLLKYVLFVKFDTQLNSPNLPEVFGSQLWVFAIVFALVSIVLVFVVCETTTIGYKYKVVGMQSTAAKYAGIKTNSFIIGITALQGIFISAAGFFYYFGLKSNISVTNDIMPLLGFDGIPIALVAFNNFIGIVPVAILWAILKDGIQLTMNSPEYMGLPSETSDLLFGIIILFSTMYLVLMKINVTKYFSTIAYKIKNPKFKSEIQVINSEIRKLKKQRKRILLNKEFNLQKSQIKELKLKIKSSTADIKILKEELNSFIYEYHESKSFKLSKIKNRIKDLKNEKKHFIENELEKYKIQSIKGLKNVYEGKYNTTTFPILDQVILFEAEIQVMTEAIKKSDSDIADKLLKNKTKLEEKAMELINKQEVQIREFKINYTLTKQEANNFLKQIKHQYKAEIKELQAKSASKTFRKLKIRKLKIDLLEKQMEVVKLYGSNI
- a CDS encoding HU family DNA-binding protein, yielding MSIEMKNKKHTNSIAMIFLLVLFIALVIAFKLINQATNGTSEWVQTIANSGLVESKYVDATWFTNNGLSHFLTGPIGFKSFAQFKLVTRIGENNIFLLPVFWDLLINWIALVGTIFLVISIILSFVNENRINRILSEKGSTTAAEEVKEITKDEIKQEAKELEEKLEEVVVVKKPVKKKTKKPVAKKQTVKKVAEPKVEEVKVAETKKPVAKKQTVKKVAEPKVEEVKVAETKKPEVALSTSKNETVYVIKKHYNQVSKKDLLIKIEEANSEFSKKSVKKVVDSAFEIMSNAILNNEEIVIPNFGKLSKIHKEAKKGKNPLTGESIDILASNTVKFKANKHLKENMSKGKWTGLTKVKKEIKK
- a CDS encoding ABC transporter permease, translated to MEAIFSLALGFFVVFTLGAISGMFSERSGVVNLGIEGFMTIGALAYVSFCFMIKKTTNNYEDLHILYLIIGAIFSMVVAGIFSLLQTLMVLKLKTDQIISGTVINLLAQGIALFIVHIQGFGTGGTILGSISPKLLSFNYFVAYAVFTMLITVGIGLYFTFTKIGTRHIAAGENPNALDAAGVKVNKYRFICITISGAIAGLAGTMFVVTQSLQNFNGSVQGLGFIALAIMIIGQWRVNLIVMFSIVFSIMFSIGQKITGLNSLPRALPFIMSIVVMVIASKWSSPPQASGIPFDKTLR
- a CDS encoding BMP family ABC transporter substrate-binding protein codes for the protein MKKLLLALLTTAIISTSLTSVVSCGIEKHFGGIYLITDSGKVDDKSFNQSTYEAGTEFTNNILGINKKIAYIQPESTAPKTMKRAYKTAKSNNAKTLLLPGFHHSMPGEGEHQGAEVMKNSGSTIILDSYSDAKNEIGVVFRGDVSGFYAGMSSIIYSLKNENYTNNTLSLGAFGGVSNPASVDNFIVGFLASIDVYNELKKQDSFLEEFGIDKELADKVVVTKAQKGWPKSKDDTTWFSNSFLIGQSKLVLDNLKDTTKSIKPNVLMPVAGPQVSDAISYDTSWKVIGVDTNTAESYGKDAENRFITSAEKDLKNAAIVSLAHTPEWMNNNEYPNILKDVAEGYSDKIQLTKEVKDQEGKSEFIDVDIKNEESWTGTDVWVNGTMSYGGYNLLDEELAQHIKKYFSADALTEASKKLFSDYINGKKPSSGTIIAADPISDYAKTVVKNLSQKPETGKE
- the deoD gene encoding purine-nucleoside phosphorylase: MTPHISAKKEEIAKTVLMPGDPLRAKKIAETYLENVKLVNEVRNMFMYTGTYKGIEVTIAGSGMGCPSIGIYSYELFNFYDVENIIRIGSAGSYKEEIKVYDVYNVKEAYGDSNYAKLAANIDDKVIKAGEKLYSLIEKIAADKNIKTLTGRAHSADVFYRHDDITEFVKENKLDVVEMESVALFANAIKAKKQAACLLTVSDNLITKEITSAEERQNNFMQMVEIALEVAVKSERK
- a CDS encoding ABC transporter ATP-binding protein, whose translation is MKNINAVEMKNISMIFNKKIVANKNINLEVKKGEVHALMGENGAGKSTLMSILFGIYEPTEGNIFINGKEEIISSPVKATKLGIGMVHQHFKLIDIFPIWKNIILGTEETKYKQFINKKKIIQDLTKIMKEYNLEVDLNAKVKDISVGMKQRVEILKILYRKAEIMVFDEPTAVLTPTEIDGLLKVIKDLKSMGKTIILITHKMAEIKEVADTATIIRKGQHVGTYDVKKTSASKLAEAMVGRKIIEIKNLHKTNNNEDLIVFKNLSVKKNSNNKVLGLKNFSTTIKAGEILGIAGVEGNGQIELAEAISGMVKVESGKIFIKDKNITQDSIKKRYIEHKMGFIPEDRHKFGLVLDANLITNIALQDISTKKYSKRGFINKTAMQTNAQQIISKFDVRNADSGFAIARQLSGGNQQKMIIGRELSRDNEFIIIFQPTRGLDVGSIEFIHAEILRAKDEGKAILLISYELSEILQLSDRILVLNSGQVVGEISGKEATREKIGKMMVSSVVE
- the mnmG gene encoding tRNA uridine-5-carboxymethylaminomethyl(34) synthesis enzyme MnmG — encoded protein: MQKHFDVVVIGGGHAGVEAALASARLNKKTALINLYKDRIAAMPCNPSIGGPAKGIVVREIDALGGEMAKAADKTALQTKLLNSSRGPGVWALRVQSDKDEYSKYMQNAIEQQHNLELIESIATSLVIENNSVKGIVLKNGEIINSTCVVLTTGTYLKSEILTGHEKYSSGPNQELTSNGISESLKGAGVELFRFKTGTPPRIYKNSVDLSNAIKEPGTDAKLAFSFSTNEYKSIEEQELCYLIHSTTVTKKIIEDNLTKSAMYSGKIDSIGPRYCPSFEDKIVRFSSKETHQIFIEPESLLGDAWYIQGFSTSMPTDVQLLMIRSLPGFEKAEVKTWAYAIEYDCVNPMQLNPSLELKNINNLFTAGQINGTSGYEEAAGQGLIAGINASRKVDGLEPLILRRDEAYIGVMIDDLINKGVWEPYRLLTSRAEHRLLLRNDNAENRLKEKGFEIGLIKNKEYKEYLKYTEEINQAIKELEEIRFTPKSDLAIKLKKAGQADLNHGYSGIEVLKIPTVDINTMIPYVKSLQNLKNNQLQSIVIETRFAGYVKTERKTVERLIKLEKKKIPLDIDYDKVENLATEARQKLKIVKPLNIGQASRITGVNPSDIQMLLFYLKNNYANEQK